One window from the genome of Cryptomeria japonica chromosome 6, Sugi_1.0, whole genome shotgun sequence encodes:
- the LOC131080074 gene encoding G-type lectin S-receptor-like serine/threonine-protein kinase At2g19130, with protein sequence MDWFLKNFFAFIYLKRFNLALALLTLQRSCHLFVAAGETLSLGASLRENQTIISKNGTFEVGFFSPNGTNNWYVGIWYAQIPDKAIIWVANRETPITSMPGVFSLSTSGYLTVSDLQGKVIWSSNDTQKAKASRASMLDTGNFVLIDTQNSSQTVWESFENPTDHFMPTMKLSKGLKLYSWKSPVDPAPGPFFLQLNPSPGETDFMLQYKNGVSYYSSGEWTGRYFATMPQAISDTTFRQQFVVVSPTEMYYSYGLTPEASLTIMGREILNWNGQLSFYFLVNNKSWTLVYDSPQSSCDVYGVCGAYGVCFFQANIQSCSCPQGFNPREVAAWHSQQWWLSGCVRRTPLNCSSINGSGSDTTDGFLQVSNLSLTDNGVAFQNTQESTLLECKTACLKNCSCTAFAFTDSNCIFWFGDLLSMHANSSNGQSPFIRLAASDVPQLSPDAGRSSSRVVALSISIPLGLAVLSTLFIVAWFIQRKRRTLLEEDNNNDASTSLSTFTYKEMKIATNNFAQKLGKGAFGSVFKGTLPDKTLVAVKRLEGSAQAEKQFRAEISTIGNIHHVNLVRLRGFCVDGSERMLVYEYMQNGSLNNFLSRRSKEADKVLDWNTRFGIALGTAKGLLYLHEECRDRIIHCDIKPENILLDADFSPKVADFGLAKLVGRDFSRVLTTTRGTRGYLAPEWLSGVPITVKADVYSFGMTLLEIISGRRNSDLSVQESQHYFPTWAATQIHKGNTIGIVDERIADKADAEEVRRAAVVSIQCIQKDENERPSMARVVRSLEGKSEGDVEQYERPPQVLVSNHPVKATKMETEVVYAQ encoded by the coding sequence ATGGATTGGTTCCTGAAGAATTTTTTCGCATTCATCTATTTGAAACGTTTCAATTTGGCTCTTGCTTTGCTTACTCTCCAGCGCAGTTGCCATTTATTTGTTGCTGCTGGAGAGACCCTTTCTCTAGGGGCTTCTCTGAGGGAAAATCAGACCATCATTTCAAAGAATGGCACTTTTGAAGTGGGATTTTTTAGTCCTAATGGAACCAACAACTGGTATGTTGGCATCTGGTATGCTCAGATTCCTGACAAAGCCATCATTTGGGTGGCTAACAGAGAAACTCCCATCACAAGCATGCCCGGCGTTTTCTCTCTCTCTACATCTGGTTATCTCACTGTATCTGATTTGCAAGGAAAAGTCATTTGGTCAAGTAATGATACTCAGAAAGCGAAGGCATCTAGGGCTTCCATGCTGGACACTGGTAATTTTGTTCTTATAGATACCCAAAACAGTTCTCAGACTGTGTGGGAGAGCTTCGAAAATCCCACAGATCATTTTATGCCTACCATGAAGCTTTCGAAAGGCTTGAAATTGTACTCTTGGAAGAGTCCGGTAGATCCAGCGCCTGGGCCTTTCTTTCTCCAATTGAATCCATCTCCAGGAGAGACAGACTTTATGCTGCAGTATAAAAATGGTGTTTCATATTATAGCTCGGGAGAATGGACTGGTAGATATTTTGCCACCATGCCACAGGCTATATCTGATACCACATTTAGGCAGCAATTCGTAGTGGTTTCTCCGACAGAAATGTACTACTCATATGGGCTTACACCGGAAGCTAGTTTAACGATAATGGGGAGGGAAATTCTCAACTGGAATGGTCAGCTATCATTCTACTTTTTAGTAAATAATAAAAGCTGGACCCTGGTTTATGATTCACCCCAATCAAGTTGTGACGTGTATGGTGTATGCGGGGCTTATGGAGTCTGCTTCTTCCAAGCAAACATTCAGTCATGCAGCTGTCCGCAAGGCTTCAACCCAAGAGAAGTTGCTGCCTGGCATTCTCAGCAGTGGTGGTTAAGCGGTTGTGTTCGGCGTACTCCATTAAACTGCTCCTCCATCAATGGCAGTGGGAGTGATACAACGGATGGTTTCCTCCAAGTTAGTAATCTGTCCTTGACAGATAACGGAGTGGCTTTTCAAAATACCCAAGAGTCGACTCTACTAGAATGTAAAACTGCCTGCCTAAAGAACTGTTCCTGCACGGCCTTTGCTTTCACTGATTCAAATTGTATATTCTGGTTTGGCGATCTGTTAAGCATGCACGCTAATTCATCTAATGGGCAGTCCCCATTCATTCGATTGGCTGCTTCTGATGTGCCACAGTTGTCACCTGACGCAGGTAGAAGCAGCAGCAGAGTAGTTGCGCTCTCCATTTCAATTCCTTTGGGTCTTGCTGTTTTGAGTACTCTCTTCATTGTTGCATGGTTTATTCAGCGCAAGCGTCGAACGCTGCTTGAGGAAGACAATAATAACGACGCATCAACATCGCTCAGCACATTCACCTACAAAGAGATGAAAATTGCGACCAACAATTTTGCCCAAAAGTTGGGAAAGGGAGCCTTTGGCTCTGTCTTCAAAGGAACTCTGCCAGATAAAACCCTTGTAGCCGTGAAAAGATTGGAGGGTTCAGCTCAAGCAGAAAAGCAATTCCGTGCGGAAATAAGCACAATTGGAAACATACATCATGTGAATTTGGTGAGGCTCCGGGGATTCTGTGTAGACGGATCTGAAAGAATGCTTGTTTATGAGTACATGCAAAACGGGTCTCTCAACAATTTCTTGTCCCGCAGGTCCAAAGAAGCAGACAAGGTTTTGGACTGGAATACCAGATTTGGAATCGCTTTAGGCACTGCAAAAGGGTTACTTTATCTCCACGAAGAATGCAGGGATCGCATCATCCATTGCGATATCAAGCCAGAAAATATTCTTCTAGACGCGGATTTCTCTCCAAAAGTGGCTGATTTTGGATTGGCAAAGCTTGTTGGTAGAGATTTCAGCAGAGTGTTGACGACAACAAGAGGAACGAGAGGGTATTTAGCTCCCGAGTGGCTCTCTGGCGTGCCCATAACAGTGAAGGCGGATGTATACAGCTTCGGCATGACCCTGCTCGAAATAATCTCAGGCCGACGAAATAGTGACTTGAGCGTGCAGGAATCTCAGCACTACTTTCCTACTTGGGCAGCAACTCAAATTCACAAGGGAAATACAATCGGTATTGTGGATGAAAGGATTGCAGACAAGGCagatgctgaagaggtgagaagagCAGCTGTGGTAAGCATTCAGTGCATTCAAAAGGATGAGAATGAGAGGCCGAGCATGGCTCGAGTTGTTCGGAGTTTGGAAGGCAAATCAGAGGGTGACGTGGAACAATATGAGAGGCCCCCACAAGTGCTGGTTAGCAATCATCCTGTAAAAGCGACTAAAATGGAAACTGAAGTTGTTTATGCTCAGTGA